A genomic window from Ideonella sp. WA131b includes:
- the tuf gene encoding elongation factor Tu — MAKGKFERTKPHVNVGTIGHVDHGKTTLTAAITTVLASKFGGEAKAYDQIDAAPEEKARGITINTAHVEYETANRHYAHVDCPGHADYVKNMITGAAQMDGAILVCSAADGPMPQTREHILLARQVGVKYIIVFLNKCDMVDDAELLELVEMEVRELLSKYDFPGDDTPIVKGSAKLAMEGDKGELGEGAIMRLADALDSYIPTPDRAIDGAFLMPVEDVFSISGRGTVVTGRVERGVIKVGEEIEIVGIKPTLKTTCTGVEMFRKLLDQGQAGDNVGILLRGTKREEVERGQVLCKPGSIKPHTHFTAEIYVLSKEEGGRHTPFFNNYRPQFYFRTTDVTGAVELPKDKEMVMPGDNVAITVKLIAPIAMEEGLRFAIREGGRTVGSGVVAKIIE; from the coding sequence ATGGCCAAGGGTAAGTTCGAGCGCACCAAGCCCCACGTGAACGTGGGCACGATCGGTCACGTGGACCACGGCAAGACGACGCTGACGGCGGCGATCACGACGGTTTTGGCGAGCAAGTTTGGCGGCGAGGCCAAGGCCTACGACCAGATTGATGCGGCGCCGGAGGAGAAGGCGCGGGGGATCACGATCAACACGGCGCACGTGGAGTACGAGACGGCCAACCGTCACTACGCGCACGTGGATTGCCCGGGGCACGCCGACTACGTGAAGAACATGATCACGGGCGCGGCGCAGATGGACGGTGCGATCCTGGTGTGCTCGGCCGCTGACGGCCCGATGCCGCAGACGCGGGAGCACATCCTGCTGGCGCGCCAGGTGGGCGTGAAGTACATCATCGTGTTCCTGAACAAGTGCGACATGGTCGACGACGCGGAGCTGCTGGAGCTCGTCGAGATGGAAGTGCGCGAGCTGCTGTCCAAGTACGATTTTCCGGGTGACGACACGCCGATCGTCAAGGGCAGCGCCAAGCTGGCGATGGAAGGCGACAAGGGCGAGCTCGGCGAAGGCGCCATCATGCGGCTGGCCGACGCGCTGGACAGTTACATCCCGACGCCGGACCGTGCGATTGACGGCGCGTTCCTGATGCCGGTGGAGGACGTGTTCTCGATCTCGGGTCGTGGCACGGTGGTCACGGGTCGGGTGGAGCGCGGCGTGATCAAGGTTGGCGAGGAAATCGAGATCGTGGGCATCAAGCCGACGCTGAAGACGACGTGCACGGGCGTGGAGATGTTCCGCAAGCTGCTGGACCAGGGGCAGGCTGGGGACAACGTGGGCATCCTGCTGCGCGGCACCAAGCGTGAAGAGGTGGAGCGGGGTCAGGTGCTGTGCAAGCCGGGCAGCATCAAGCCGCACACGCATTTCACGGCCGAGATCTACGTGCTCTCCAAAGAAGAGGGCGGCCGGCACACGCCGTTCTTCAACAACTACCGTCCGCAGTTCTACTTCCGCACGACGGACGTGACGGGGGCGGTGGAGCTGCCGAAGGACAAGGAGATGGTGATGCCGGGCGACAACGTGGCCATCACGGTCAAGCTGATCGCGCCGATCGCCATGGAAGAGGGCCTGCGCTTTGCCATCCGCGAGGGTGGCCGCACGGTGGGCTCGGGCGTCGTGGCCAAGATCATCGAATAA
- the secE gene encoding preprotein translocase subunit SecE, whose translation MSTQTEVETVSTGADKAKLAAAAVLLVGSIGAFYGLAQQSLWVRVVALLVLLAAAVAVFFTSESGKQLAAFGRDAVRETKKVVWPTRKEALQMTGYVFAFVFVMALFLWLTDKTLEWVLYGLILGWRN comes from the coding sequence ATGTCCACCCAAACCGAAGTCGAAACCGTCTCCACGGGCGCCGACAAGGCCAAGCTCGCGGCCGCCGCCGTGCTGCTCGTTGGCTCGATCGGCGCCTTCTACGGCCTTGCGCAGCAAAGCCTGTGGGTGCGCGTGGTCGCGTTGCTGGTGCTGCTGGCTGCTGCGGTGGCGGTGTTCTTCACCTCCGAGAGCGGCAAGCAACTCGCCGCCTTCGGCCGCGACGCCGTCCGCGAGACCAAGAAGGTCGTCTGGCCCACCCGCAAGGAGGCCCTGCAGATGACGGGCTACGTGTTCGCATTCGTGTTCGTGATGGCCCTGTTCCTGTGGCTGACCGACAAGACGCTGGAGTGGGTGCTCTATGGCCTGATCCTCGGCTGGCGCAACTGA
- the ltaE gene encoding low-specificity L-threonine aldolase gives MKPIDLRSDTVTRPTPAMRDTMARAELGDDVFGDDPSVNALQARIAALLGKEAALFLPTGTMSNLCGLMAHCQRGDEYLVGQLAHTYRWEGGGAAVLGSIQPQPLAQQADGSIPLADIEANIKPDDAHFARSRLLTLENTWGGQILPQAYVEQACALVHGRGLATHLDGARLFNAAVASGRPVAELAAPFDSVSVCFSKGLGTPAGSALVGSRELVDRAHRVRKMLGGGLRQAGVLAAAALHALEHHVERLAEDHANARRLAEGLQGLDGVSVATPQTNILFVDVAPAKAAGLVERLRAAGVLCTGLYRIRLVTHLDVSREDIERALPIIRAALH, from the coding sequence GTGAAGCCCATCGACCTGCGCAGCGACACTGTCACGCGGCCCACGCCGGCCATGCGCGACACGATGGCCCGCGCCGAGCTCGGCGACGACGTGTTTGGCGACGACCCCAGCGTCAACGCGCTGCAGGCGCGCATCGCGGCGCTGCTCGGCAAGGAGGCGGCCCTTTTCTTGCCCACCGGCACCATGAGCAACCTCTGCGGCCTGATGGCGCACTGCCAGCGCGGCGACGAATACCTCGTTGGCCAGCTGGCCCACACCTACCGCTGGGAGGGCGGCGGCGCCGCGGTGCTGGGCAGCATCCAGCCGCAGCCGCTGGCGCAGCAGGCCGACGGGTCCATCCCGCTGGCCGACATCGAGGCCAACATCAAGCCCGATGACGCTCACTTCGCGCGTTCTCGCCTGTTGACGCTGGAGAACACCTGGGGCGGCCAGATCCTGCCGCAGGCCTACGTCGAGCAGGCCTGCGCGTTGGTGCACGGCCGCGGCCTGGCCACGCACCTGGACGGCGCGCGCCTGTTCAACGCCGCGGTGGCCAGCGGCCGGCCCGTGGCCGAGCTGGCGGCGCCTTTCGACAGCGTCTCGGTGTGCTTCAGCAAGGGGCTGGGCACGCCGGCGGGCTCGGCACTGGTGGGCTCGCGCGAGCTCGTCGATCGCGCCCACCGCGTGCGCAAGATGCTCGGCGGCGGCCTGCGCCAGGCCGGCGTGCTGGCCGCGGCGGCGCTGCATGCGCTGGAGCACCATGTCGAGCGTCTCGCCGAAGACCACGCGAACGCGCGGCGGCTCGCCGAGGGCCTGCAGGGCCTGGACGGCGTGAGCGTGGCGACGCCGCAGACCAACATCTTGTTCGTCGACGTGGCGCCGGCCAAGGCCGCGGGATTGGTGGAGCGCCTCAGGGCCGCAGGCGTGCTTTGCACGGGCCTGTACCGCATCCGCCTGGTCACGCACCTGGACGTGAGCCGGGAGGACATCGAACGCGCCCTGCCCATCATCCGCGCCGCGCTGCACTGA
- the trpD gene encoding anthranilate phosphoribosyltransferase: MSITDTEALTRVIEHREIFHDEMLALMRRIMSGEMSPVMIAALSMGLRVKKETVGEIAAAAQVMREFATPVPVADRTGLVDIVGTGGDSSHTFNISTASMFVAAAAGARVAKHAGRSVSSTSGSADVVEALGAHIMLMPEQVAECLAETGIAYMFAPNHHAAMKHAAPVRKELGVRTFFNILGPLTNPAGAPNQLLGVFHPDLVGIQVRVLQRLGSEHVMVVYGMNGMDEISLSGETMVGELKDGSVREYTVHPSDFGLPVYDSRVLKVANKEESVACIQRALANEEGPVRDIVLLNAGAALYCAGTAASVTEGVKRAREAVASGQARARLSQFVACTQRLRPAA, translated from the coding sequence ATGAGCATCACCGACACCGAGGCGCTCACGCGCGTCATCGAGCACCGCGAGATCTTCCACGACGAGATGCTGGCGCTGATGCGCCGCATCATGAGCGGCGAGATGAGCCCGGTGATGATTGCCGCACTGTCGATGGGCCTGCGCGTGAAGAAGGAGACCGTGGGCGAGATCGCCGCCGCGGCCCAGGTGATGCGCGAGTTCGCCACCCCCGTGCCGGTGGCCGACCGCACGGGCCTGGTCGACATCGTCGGCACCGGCGGCGACAGCTCGCACACCTTCAACATCAGCACCGCCAGCATGTTCGTGGCCGCCGCCGCGGGCGCGCGCGTGGCCAAGCACGCCGGCCGCAGCGTCAGCAGCACCAGCGGCTCGGCCGACGTGGTCGAGGCGCTGGGCGCCCACATCATGCTGATGCCTGAGCAGGTGGCCGAGTGCCTGGCCGAGACCGGCATCGCCTACATGTTCGCGCCCAACCACCACGCGGCCATGAAGCACGCGGCGCCGGTGCGCAAGGAGCTGGGCGTGCGCACCTTCTTCAACATCCTGGGCCCGCTCACCAACCCCGCGGGCGCGCCCAACCAGCTGCTCGGCGTCTTCCATCCCGATCTCGTGGGCATCCAGGTTCGCGTGCTGCAGCGCCTGGGCAGCGAGCACGTGATGGTGGTCTACGGCATGAACGGCATGGACGAGATCTCGCTGTCGGGCGAGACGATGGTGGGCGAGCTCAAGGATGGCAGCGTGCGCGAGTACACCGTGCACCCCAGCGACTTCGGCCTGCCGGTCTACGACAGCCGCGTGCTCAAGGTGGCCAACAAGGAGGAGAGCGTGGCCTGCATCCAGCGCGCGCTGGCCAACGAGGAGGGTCCGGTGCGCGACATCGTGCTGCTCAACGCTGGGGCTGCGCTGTATTGCGCCGGCACGGCGGCCAGCGTCACCGAAGGCGTGAAGCGCGCGCGCGAGGCGGTGGCCTCGGGCCAGGCCAGGGCCAGGCTCAGCCAGTTCGTGGCCTGCACGCAGCGCCTGCGGCCGGCGGCCTGA
- the rpe gene encoding ribulose-phosphate 3-epimerase, with translation MPRHRIAPSLLSADFARLGEEVRAVIEAGADWIHFDVMDNHYVPNLSFGPMVCQALRAHTAVPIDVHLMVQPVDALAQAFCRAGADIVTFHPDASTHVDRTLQLIKAEGRQCGLVFNPATPLDVLEWTIDRLDVILLMSVNPGFGGQGFIEHTLRKCEQARKLIDQSGRDIRLEVDGGIKVDNIRRVAAAGADTFVAGSAIFDQPSYKAVIDAMRAELAR, from the coding sequence ATGCCCCGCCACCGCATCGCCCCAAGCCTGCTCAGTGCCGACTTCGCCCGTCTCGGCGAGGAGGTTCGCGCCGTGATCGAGGCCGGGGCCGATTGGATCCACTTCGACGTGATGGACAACCATTACGTGCCCAATCTCAGCTTCGGGCCCATGGTGTGCCAGGCGCTGCGCGCCCACACGGCGGTGCCGATCGACGTGCACCTGATGGTGCAGCCAGTGGATGCGCTGGCCCAGGCCTTCTGCAGGGCCGGCGCCGACATCGTGACCTTCCACCCCGATGCCAGCACGCACGTCGACCGCACGCTGCAGTTGATCAAGGCCGAGGGCCGTCAGTGCGGGCTGGTGTTCAACCCGGCCACGCCGCTGGACGTGCTGGAGTGGACGATCGACCGGCTCGATGTGATCCTGCTGATGAGCGTCAACCCCGGCTTCGGCGGCCAGGGCTTCATCGAGCACACCCTGCGCAAGTGCGAGCAGGCCCGCAAGCTGATCGACCAGTCCGGCCGCGACATCCGGCTCGAGGTCGACGGCGGCATCAAGGTCGACAACATCCGCCGTGTAGCCGCTGCCGGCGCCGACACCTTCGTCGCGGGCAGTGCCATCTTCGACCAGCCCAGCTACAAGGCGGTGATCGACGCGATGCGCGCCGAGCTGGCGCGCTGA
- the nusG gene encoding transcription termination/antitermination protein NusG, with the protein MTESHEAPATAPAAASNKRWYIVHAYSGMEKAVERNLRERIDRAGMQDKFGRILVPTEEVVELKNGKKTVTERRIYPGYVLVEMEMADESWHLVKHTNKVTGFIGGAKNRPAPISDAEVAKIVNQMQEGVDKPKPKVEWTVGELVRVKEGPFTDFNGAVEEVNYEKSKVKVSVTIFGRATGVELDFAQVEKV; encoded by the coding sequence ATGACCGAGTCCCACGAAGCCCCCGCCACGGCGCCGGCCGCCGCCAGCAACAAGCGCTGGTACATCGTGCACGCCTACTCCGGCATGGAGAAGGCCGTCGAGCGCAACCTGCGCGAGCGCATCGACCGCGCCGGCATGCAGGACAAGTTCGGCCGCATCCTGGTGCCCACCGAAGAAGTGGTGGAGCTCAAGAACGGCAAGAAGACGGTCACCGAGCGCCGCATCTATCCGGGTTACGTGCTCGTCGAGATGGAGATGGCCGATGAGTCCTGGCACCTCGTGAAGCACACGAACAAGGTCACAGGCTTCATCGGCGGTGCCAAGAACCGCCCGGCGCCGATTTCGGACGCCGAGGTGGCGAAGATCGTCAACCAGATGCAGGAAGGCGTGGACAAGCCCAAGCCCAAGGTCGAGTGGACCGTGGGCGAGCTGGTGCGCGTCAAGGAAGGCCCCTTCACCGACTTCAATGGTGCGGTCGAAGAGGTCAACTACGAGAAGAGCAAGGTCAAGGTCAGCGTCACGATCTTCGGCCGCGCCACCGGCGTGGAGCTCGACTTCGCGCAGGTCGAGAAGGTTTGA
- a CDS encoding saccharopine dehydrogenase NADP-binding domain-containing protein, with protein MRITLLGAGHIGQTITRLLHGSGDYAVTVVDRSAAALARISADPGCAGVATRRADTADVDGVRAVLSGQDAVVNALPYHLATTAATAARQAGVHYFDLTEDVAATRAIQQLADGAPTAFMPQCGLAPGFIGIVAHHLAQGFDTLHEVKMRVGALPAFPTNSLKYNLTWSVDGLINEYCHPCEAIRGGRNIEVLPLEGLEHFSLDGTEYEAFNTSGGLGTLCDTLAGRVQTLDYKSVRYPGHRDLMKMLLEELQLSQDTETLKAILRKSIPSTMQDVVLVFVTVSGLRGGSLVQEVFARKIFADRSDTAPLSAIQITTAAGICAAVDLFREGRLPHQGFIRQEQVALPDFLANRFGAAYQQSRQVESIG; from the coding sequence ATGCGCATCACCCTGCTCGGCGCCGGCCACATCGGCCAGACCATCACCCGGCTTCTTCACGGCAGCGGCGATTACGCCGTCACGGTGGTGGACCGCAGTGCCGCGGCGCTGGCCAGGATCAGCGCCGATCCAGGCTGCGCGGGTGTGGCCACGCGCAGGGCCGACACCGCCGACGTGGACGGCGTGCGGGCCGTGCTGAGCGGGCAGGACGCGGTCGTCAACGCACTGCCCTACCACTTGGCCACCACCGCGGCCACCGCTGCGCGCCAGGCCGGCGTGCACTACTTCGACCTCACCGAAGACGTGGCCGCCACGCGCGCCATCCAGCAGCTGGCCGACGGCGCGCCCACGGCCTTCATGCCGCAGTGCGGTCTGGCGCCAGGCTTCATCGGCATCGTCGCCCACCACCTCGCGCAGGGCTTCGACACCCTGCACGAGGTGAAGATGCGGGTCGGCGCGCTGCCGGCCTTCCCGACCAACTCCCTCAAGTACAACCTCACCTGGAGCGTCGACGGCCTCATCAACGAGTACTGCCACCCCTGCGAGGCCATCCGCGGTGGCCGCAACATCGAGGTGCTGCCGCTGGAGGGCCTGGAGCACTTCAGCCTCGACGGCACCGAGTACGAGGCCTTCAACACCAGCGGCGGCCTGGGCACCCTGTGCGACACGCTGGCCGGCCGCGTGCAGACGCTCGACTACAAGAGCGTGCGCTACCCCGGGCACCGCGACCTGATGAAGATGCTGCTCGAAGAGCTGCAGCTCAGCCAGGACACCGAGACGCTGAAGGCCATCCTGCGCAAGAGCATCCCCAGCACCATGCAGGATGTCGTGCTGGTGTTCGTCACCGTCAGCGGACTGCGCGGCGGCAGCCTGGTGCAGGAGGTGTTCGCGCGCAAGATCTTCGCCGACCGCTCCGACACGGCGCCGCTGTCGGCCATCCAGATCACCACCGCCGCCGGCATCTGCGCGGCGGTCGACCTGTTCCGCGAAGGCAGGCTGCCGCATCAGGGCTTCATCCGCCAGGAGCAGGTGGCGCTGCCGGACTTCCTGGCCAACCGTTTCGGTGCGGCCTACCAGCAGAGCCGGCAGGTCGAGAGCATCGGCTAA
- the trpC gene encoding indole-3-glycerol phosphate synthase TrpC — translation MSDILQRIVEVKHAEIAAALAAQPLADWRSRAEAAARAGGERGFAAALRARVGAGRPAVIAEVKKASPSKGVLREHFVPAEIAASYAAGGAACLSVLTDERHFQGSAAFLEQARAACALPVLRKDFMVHELQVYEARIWQADCILLIAACLDDARMAELEACAHALGLDVLVEVHDEAELARALRLKTPLVGINNRNLKTFEVSLQTTLDLQARVPDDRLLVTESGILAPADVRRMREAGVQAFLVGEALMRAPDPGAALSALFA, via the coding sequence ATGTCCGACATCCTGCAGCGCATCGTCGAGGTCAAGCACGCCGAGATCGCGGCTGCCCTGGCCGCCCAGCCGCTGGCCGACTGGCGCTCCCGGGCCGAGGCCGCCGCCCGCGCGGGGGGTGAGCGCGGCTTCGCCGCGGCGCTGCGCGCCCGCGTGGGCGCAGGGCGGCCTGCGGTCATCGCCGAGGTCAAGAAGGCCAGCCCGAGCAAGGGCGTGTTGCGCGAGCACTTCGTGCCGGCCGAGATCGCCGCCTCCTACGCGGCGGGCGGCGCCGCGTGCCTGAGCGTGCTCACCGACGAGCGCCATTTCCAGGGCTCGGCGGCCTTCCTCGAGCAGGCGCGCGCCGCCTGCGCACTGCCGGTGCTGCGCAAGGATTTCATGGTCCACGAACTGCAGGTCTACGAGGCGCGCATCTGGCAGGCCGACTGCATCCTGCTGATTGCCGCCTGCCTCGACGACGCCCGGATGGCCGAGCTCGAAGCCTGCGCCCACGCGCTGGGCCTGGACGTGCTGGTGGAGGTCCACGACGAGGCCGAGCTGGCGCGCGCGCTGCGGCTGAAGACACCGCTGGTGGGCATCAACAACCGCAATCTCAAGACCTTCGAGGTCTCGCTGCAGACGACGCTGGACCTGCAGGCCCGGGTGCCTGACGACCGCTTGCTCGTCACCGAGAGCGGCATCCTTGCCCCGGCCGACGTGCGCCGCATGCGCGAGGCGGGTGTCCAGGCCTTCCTCGTCGGCGAGGCCCTCATGCGCGCGCCCGATCCGGGCGCCGCGCTCTCCGCGTTGTTCGCCTGA
- the apaG gene encoding Co2+/Mg2+ efflux protein ApaG, which translates to MIKAPRARAVFSCSVRVQYLPEQSQEPDGPYAFAYTVTIRNSGAVAAQLVARQWVITNARGQAEEVRGLAVVGRQPLLKPGEQFEYTSWTRIDTPHGTMRGTFFCMSEDAHPFDVPVPEFTLVHPNALH; encoded by the coding sequence ATGATCAAAGCCCCCCGCGCCCGCGCCGTGTTCAGCTGCAGCGTGCGCGTGCAGTACCTGCCCGAGCAGTCGCAGGAGCCTGACGGTCCCTACGCGTTTGCCTACACGGTCACCATCCGCAACAGCGGCGCCGTCGCCGCGCAGCTGGTGGCGAGGCAGTGGGTCATCACCAACGCCCGCGGCCAAGCCGAGGAGGTGCGCGGCCTGGCTGTGGTCGGCCGCCAGCCGCTGCTCAAGCCCGGCGAGCAGTTCGAATACACCAGCTGGACCCGCATCGACACGCCGCACGGCACGATGCGCGGAACCTTCTTCTGCATGAGCGAGGACGCCCACCCCTTCGACGTCCCGGTGCCCGAGTTCACGCTGGTGCACCCGAACGCGCTGCACTGA
- a CDS encoding uracil-DNA glycosylase, with product MAAGHPLRGSLAARLTGSLAFYGDWAPLLQRWRDSDAGRSTLSAVDARIAAGAVVYPADPLAALQLTPCAATRVLILGQDPYHGPGQAEGLAFSVPPDCRVPPSLRNIHAELQRDLGLAPPGHGSLRAWAEQGVLLLNTTLTVEEGRAGSHAALGWQSLTSMICQALLERGRSLVVLLWGAHAQQHWTRACPTERRTVVTLFANHPSPLAARRPPQPFVGCGHFGQANRLLQAAGQPPVRWALPPAA from the coding sequence ATGGCGGCCGGCCACCCGCTGCGGGGCTCGCTCGCCGCCCGGCTGACGGGCTCGCTGGCGTTCTACGGCGATTGGGCGCCGCTGCTGCAGCGCTGGCGCGACAGCGACGCGGGCCGCAGCACGCTGTCCGCCGTCGACGCCCGCATCGCCGCCGGTGCCGTGGTCTACCCGGCGGATCCGCTGGCGGCACTGCAGCTCACGCCCTGCGCCGCAACCCGGGTGCTGATTCTGGGGCAGGATCCGTACCATGGGCCGGGCCAGGCCGAGGGCCTGGCGTTTTCGGTGCCCCCGGACTGCCGCGTGCCGCCGAGCTTGCGCAACATCCATGCCGAACTCCAGCGCGATCTGGGGCTGGCACCACCCGGGCACGGCTCGCTGCGTGCCTGGGCGGAACAGGGTGTGCTGCTGCTGAACACCACGCTGACGGTCGAGGAAGGCCGGGCCGGGAGCCATGCCGCATTGGGTTGGCAATCGCTTACTTCTATGATATGCCAGGCTTTGCTGGAGCGTGGCCGGTCCCTCGTGGTGCTGTTGTGGGGCGCTCACGCGCAGCAGCACTGGACCCGGGCCTGCCCGACCGAACGCCGGACGGTGGTGACGCTGTTTGCAAACCACCCCTCGCCCCTGGCGGCGCGGCGGCCGCCGCAGCCCTTTGTGGGCTGCGGGCACTTCGGCCAGGCGAACCGCCTTCTGCAGGCGGCAGGGCAGCCGCCCGTGCGCTGGGCGCTGCCGCCGGCTGCTTGA
- a CDS encoding aminodeoxychorismate/anthranilate synthase component II, which produces MLLMIDNYDSFTFNLVQYFGELGQEVRVFRNDEITVDGIAALKPDHLVLSPGPCSPAEAGICIEAIRHFAGRLPLLGVCLGHQAIGAALGGRVVRAQVPMHGKASTIRTDGQGVFTGLPEHFEVIRYHSLAIERVSLPQDLLVTAESDDGEIMGLRHRGLPVEGVQFHPESILSEHGHTMLKNFLEHVR; this is translated from the coding sequence ATGCTGCTGATGATCGACAACTACGACAGCTTCACCTTCAACCTGGTGCAGTACTTCGGCGAGCTCGGCCAGGAGGTTCGCGTGTTCCGCAACGACGAGATCACCGTCGACGGCATCGCGGCGCTCAAGCCCGACCATCTCGTGCTCTCGCCCGGCCCCTGCAGCCCGGCCGAGGCCGGCATCTGCATCGAGGCCATCCGCCACTTCGCCGGCCGGTTGCCGCTCTTGGGGGTGTGCCTGGGCCACCAGGCCATCGGCGCGGCGCTGGGCGGCCGGGTCGTGCGCGCGCAGGTGCCGATGCACGGCAAGGCCAGCACCATCCGCACCGACGGGCAGGGCGTGTTCACCGGGCTGCCGGAGCACTTCGAGGTCATCCGCTACCACTCGCTGGCCATCGAGCGCGTGTCGCTGCCCCAGGATCTGCTCGTCACGGCCGAGTCCGACGACGGCGAGATCATGGGCCTGCGCCACCGAGGCCTGCCGGTGGAGGGCGTGCAGTTCCACCCCGAGAGCATCCTCAGCGAACACGGCCACACGATGCTGAAGAACTTCCTGGAGCACGTGCGGTGA
- a CDS encoding Lrp/AsnC family transcriptional regulator, with amino-acid sequence MRIDDLDRRLIALLQGDARASAADLARRLGVARTTVLARVARLERQGVIIGYTVRLAHDGDGAGVEAYVGISVSPRSGAGVTARLATLPELRQLSSVSGEFDYLALLRADSTTRLDALLDEIGGFEGVLKTTTHVVLARRIDRL; translated from the coding sequence ATGCGGATCGACGACCTTGACCGCCGCCTGATCGCCCTGCTTCAAGGCGACGCCAGGGCGTCCGCAGCCGATCTTGCGCGCCGGCTCGGCGTCGCCCGAACCACGGTGCTGGCGCGCGTGGCCAGGCTCGAGCGCCAGGGCGTGATCATCGGCTACACCGTGCGCCTGGCCCATGACGGCGACGGTGCCGGCGTCGAGGCCTACGTCGGCATCAGCGTCTCGCCGCGCAGCGGTGCCGGCGTGACAGCGCGGCTCGCCACGCTGCCCGAGCTGCGCCAGCTCAGCAGCGTCAGCGGCGAGTTCGACTACCTCGCCCTGCTGCGCGCCGACAGCACGACGCGCCTGGACGCCCTGCTCGACGAGATCGGCGGCTTCGAGGGCGTGCTCAAGACGACCACGCACGTGGTGCTGGCACGGCGCATCGACAGGCTCTAG
- a CDS encoding anthranilate synthase component I yields MITELEFQSHARQGCNRIPLIQEAFADLETPLSLYLKLAGGARHSFLLESVVGGERFGRYSFIGLPARTLLRATGRVCEVVTDGAVVERHEGNALEFVERWQERLKPAIAAGLPRFCGGLAGYFGYDTVRHIEPKLAKVHKPGGIGTPDLQLLLTEEVAVIDNLSGRLYLIVWADPGQPEAYHRARRRLGELADRLRYSVTAPAVKRGASYAVERETSKEQLMQAVERAKAYIAAGDCMQVVIGQRLKKRYTESPLSLYRALRSLNPSPYMYYYDMGDFHIVGASPEILVREERAPESAGGGRKVTIRPLAGTRPRGATPEEDARLEAELRADQKERAEHLMLIDLARNDIGRIAVTGSVKVTEAFEVERYSHVMHIVSNVEGRLKPGVGQLDVLRATFPAGTLSGAPKVRAMELIDELEPVQRGIYGGACGYVSFAGDMDLAIAIRTGIVKDHTLYVQAAAGVVADSVPELEWKETEHKARALIRAAELVEEGF; encoded by the coding sequence ATGATCACCGAACTCGAGTTCCAGAGCCACGCCCGCCAGGGCTGCAACCGGATCCCGCTCATCCAGGAAGCCTTTGCCGACCTGGAGACGCCGCTGTCGCTCTACCTCAAGTTGGCCGGCGGTGCCCGACACAGCTTCCTGCTCGAAAGCGTGGTGGGCGGCGAACGCTTCGGGCGCTACAGCTTCATCGGCCTGCCGGCGCGCACGCTGCTGCGCGCCACCGGGCGCGTGTGCGAAGTCGTGACCGACGGCGCCGTCGTCGAACGGCACGAAGGCAACGCGCTCGAGTTCGTCGAGCGCTGGCAGGAGCGGCTCAAGCCGGCCATCGCCGCCGGCCTGCCGCGCTTCTGCGGTGGGCTGGCCGGGTACTTCGGCTACGACACCGTGCGTCACATCGAGCCGAAGCTGGCCAAAGTGCACAAGCCCGGCGGCATCGGCACGCCCGACCTGCAGCTGCTGCTCACGGAAGAGGTGGCGGTGATCGACAACCTGTCGGGGCGCCTGTATCTCATCGTCTGGGCCGACCCCGGCCAGCCCGAGGCCTACCACCGCGCGCGCCGCCGCCTGGGCGAGCTGGCCGACCGGCTGCGCTACAGCGTCACGGCGCCGGCCGTGAAGCGTGGCGCCTCGTACGCGGTCGAGCGCGAGACCTCGAAAGAGCAACTCATGCAGGCCGTGGAGCGCGCCAAGGCCTACATCGCGGCAGGCGACTGCATGCAGGTCGTCATCGGCCAGCGCCTGAAGAAGCGCTACACCGAGAGCCCGCTGTCGCTGTACCGCGCGCTGCGCTCGCTGAACCCGTCGCCCTACATGTACTACTACGACATGGGCGACTTCCACATCGTCGGCGCCAGCCCCGAGATCCTGGTGCGCGAGGAGCGCGCGCCCGAGTCCGCCGGCGGCGGCCGCAAGGTGACCATCCGCCCGCTGGCCGGCACGCGCCCGCGCGGCGCCACCCCCGAAGAGGACGCGCGACTGGAGGCCGAACTGCGCGCCGACCAGAAGGAGCGCGCCGAGCACCTGATGCTGATCGACCTGGCGCGCAACGACATCGGCCGCATCGCCGTCACCGGCAGCGTCAAGGTGACCGAGGCCTTCGAGGTGGAGCGCTACTCGCACGTCATGCACATCGTCAGCAACGTCGAGGGCCGGCTCAAGCCGGGTGTGGGCCAGCTCGACGTGCTGCGCGCCACTTTCCCGGCCGGCACGCTCAGCGGCGCGCCCAAGGTGCGGGCCATGGAGCTCATCGACGAGCTCGAGCCGGTGCAGCGCGGCATCTACGGCGGCGCCTGCGGCTACGTCAGCTTTGCCGGCGACATGGACCTGGCGATCGCCATCCGCACCGGCATCGTCAAGGACCATACCCTGTATGTGCAGGCCGCGGCCGGCGTGGTGGCCGACTCGGTGCCTGAGCTGGAGTGGAAGGAAACCGAGCACAAGGCGCGCGCGCTGATCCGCGCCGCGGAGTTGGTCGAGGAGGGGTTCTGA